In one Capricornis sumatraensis isolate serow.1 chromosome 1, serow.2, whole genome shotgun sequence genomic region, the following are encoded:
- the LOC138074525 gene encoding spermatogenesis-associated protein 31H1-like translates to MTEGIQYQVPGSIGLTSKRFLKAKQIGRVAGYAESAEVTTETWQQGEGKMKLTQSQNQSMKHSETAPGLLGQITEFMRISPKPLEQVTNSTETQLQVAQAIGVKSIAPIRVATPVKVTPGPPYQVVKSVMLTSWPNSQMVDSVELTSKPQDVRPSECTSGLRLQNAKFKKLSTEPKYQTLKRLDLTRFQIVKTVGPPLQIVKSEELAPGPIPQIAEPIGVGLKATNYLDLFPRLHLQEPVESVELTPRPNTEVKSAELTTQPTSTLEAPTVLNHKQGLQAVKSTGIKTRPPQVMESEDLNLSEVCQNKDSEKGSSEELQIGNYFSRFLHNSSDSLISSSVRTSELDLCDSEMPQVSSVLDIKNLVTDILQPEESFIDLDMIQSSTFLLSLHNQPLAKTAITVKNPNSEIPGVDVIPNERTKRKHVEESESSLQRLSQYSPQDWRSPPRFFQAETGAQRALSWPVLGRQRNVWESRSSRPRLPRKYLSNMLMLGNVLGTTMERKLSSQTSLTERATEDTCQSIQNLFGVPAELMTCSERLLEKGQGTISQPSVVKNYIQRHTSCHGHEKKTPLRMWTRSSMPSIIQHYSGSRTRIKKKPKPCDISQEVIQYTPVSCTGSQPPAPAKSESSFNIFFTRRDSVPMEETQNSQSDSQTRIFESQHSLKPSYLPEAKTDFSEQFQLLQDLQLKIAAKLLRSQIPPNVPPPLASGLVLKYPICLQCGRCSGFNCCHKLQAAFGPHLLIYPQLHLVSTPEGHGEIRLHLGFKLRTGKRPQLPKYHRRDRPVTPRSLRSTSLRKAKGYTRASKSPTSTINFQSGSSQSPAPTEVHIRQRQYDSSSLIEKTEIREPGHYEFTQVHSLSESDSESNQDEKWAKVRTKKTHDSKYPMKRIPKGIRSQNTKFYTNGRAIIQSSSRELPNQLRRKKSGASQTTTASLKRQPKKSSQPKFIQLLFQGLKQAIQTAHRIMALAGQKHEDTRSDYFWSSKTYLPKQKSRDYCLTRDSKRHRMPTLKLRHSNSVTKQKSTRWEETDQFRPAQQPKRDSSFQLRPKQLPKPTVSQRSTTLKNISTSQCLGPVQNDSSSRAKKNFNRNEISNQESKNFKPGIRVHAGGRLLQPGSLMKRTSHSHLKGKPTHKERNHQSFGFSRERTPCYSSGRSQYSPSERSHRSASERSHRSTTERSHRSASEKSHRSASERSHRSASGRSHRSASERSHRSASERSHPSPSQRSHHSLSERSYRGPSERRCRSPSERRCRSPSERRCRSPSERSNRSLFEKTRRSSSERRGHSASERREHKPSEGSGQSPSERSHNNPLKERLKHSSPGERPRHGLSKDFKSNSNISPRDHTKNPQRRPPRKQLGGSRRSPPGSRTRLHIRERRGERKWRWSGRSPWVNLLGVERE, encoded by the exons ATGACAGAAGGGATACAATATCAAGTTCCTGGGTCTATAGGTTTGACCTCTAAGCGATTCCTGAAGGCAAAACAAATAGGTCGAGTTGCAGGATATGCAGAATCTGCAGAGGTCACTACTGAGACATGGCAACAAGGGGAGGGAAAAATGAAGCTAACACAGTCACAGAATCAAAGTATGAAACATTCAGAAACAGCCCCAGGACTACTGGGTCAAATTACAGAATTCATGAGGATTAGTCCAAAGCCACTAGAACAAGTCACAAACTCTACAGAGACACAGCTTCAAGTTGCTCAAGCAATAGGGGTAAAGTCAATAGCTCCCATCAGAGTTGCTACACCTGTGAAAGTGACTCCTGGGCCACCATATCAAGTTGTGAAGTCTGTAATGTTAACATCATGGCCAAACTCTCAAATGGTTGACAGTGTTGAGTTGACTTCAAAACCACAAGATGTGAGACCTTCAGAGTGTACCTCAGGCCTAAGGTTGCAAAAtgcaaaatttaagaaattaagcACAGAACCAAAGTACCAAACTTTGAAAAGACTGGATTTGACAAGGTTTCAAATTGTAAAGACTGTGGGGCCACCACTTCAAATTGTAAAATCTGAGGAATTAGCACCAGGGCCAATTCCCCAGATTGCAGAACCAATAGGAGTGGGGCTAAAGGCAACAAATTACTTGGATTTATTCCCAAGGCTACATCTTCAAGAACCAGTAGAATCTGTAGAATTAACTCCAAGGCCAAATACTGAAGTGAAATCTGCAGAATTAACCACACAGCCAACATCTACACTCGAGGCACCTACAGTGTTAAATCATAAACAAGGGCTTCAGGCTGTGAAATCTACAGGGATAAAAACAAGACCTCCTCAAGTCATGGAATCTGAGGATTTGAATCTAAGTGAGGTGTGTCAGAATAAGGACTCTGAGAAGGGATCATCAGAAGAGTTACAAATAGGGAATTATTTCTCTAGGTTTCTACACAACTCTTCAGACTCACTCATCTCAAGTTCTGTCAGAACATCTGAATTAGATCTTTGCGATTCTGAGATGCCACAAGTATCAAGTGTGTTGGATATAAAAAACCTTGTGACAGATATTTTGCAACCTGAGGAGTCTTTTATAGACCTTGATATGATACAATCTTCAACTTTTCTCTTATCCCTTCATAACCAACCCCTTGCCAAGACAGCTATTACTGTAAAAAACCCAAATTCTGAGATCCCAGGAGTGGATGTCATACCTAATGAAAGGACTAAGAGGAAACATGTGGAGGAGTCAGAGAGCTCACTCCAGAGACTCTCACAATATTCACCACAAGACTGGAGATCACCACCTAGGTTTTTCCAGGCAGAGACAGGGGCTCAAAGAGCCCTTTCCTGGCCTGTCCTGGGCAGGCAACGGAATGTCTGGGAGAGTCGTTCCTCGAGGCCACGACTTCCTAGAAAATATCTCTCCAATATGCTAATGCTGGGGAATGTCTTGGGGACCACTATGGAAAGGAAGCTTTCTTCTCAAACATCTTTAACAGAAAGAGCCACTGAAGATACCTGTCAATCTATTCAGAATTTATTTGGGGTTCCAGCTGAATTGATGACATGTTCTGAGAGACTGCTTGAGAAGGGTCAAGGTACTATTTCTCAGCCTTCCGTGGTCAAAAACTACATTCAGAGACATACTTCATGCCATGGTCatgagaaaaaaacacccttaaGAATGTGGACACGTAGTTCCATGCCCTCCATAATACAGCACTACTCTGGGAGTAGAACGAGAATAAAGAAAAAGCCAAAACCCTGTGATATATCCCAGGAAGTCATTCAGTACACGCCTGTTTCATGCACAGGGAGTCAGCCTCCTGCCCCAGCAAAGTCAGAGTCTTCCTTCAACATATTTTTCACCAGGAGAGATTCTGTTCCAATGGAAGAGACTCAGAACTCACAGAGTGATTCACAGACAAGGATTTTTGAGTCCCAACACTCCCTCAAGCCAAGTTATCTTCCCGAGGCCAAGACTGACTTCTCAGAACAGTTCCAGCTGCTACAAGATTTGCAGCTAAAAATAGCAGCAAAACTGTTGAGGAGTCAAATACCCCCCAATGTACCTCCACCTTTAGCTTCAGGTCTGGTCCTAAAATATCctatctgcctacagtgtggccGATGTTCAGGATTTAATTGCTGTCATAAATTACAGGCTGCTTTTGGGCCTCACCTTCTTATCTATCCGCAGCTTCACCTTGTAAGCACTCCTGAAGGCCATGGAGAGATTAGGTTACATCTTGGCTTTAAGCTGCGAACTGGTAAAAGACCTCAGCTCCCAAAGTATCACAGAAGAGACAGACCAGTCACACCAAGGAGTCTTAGATCAACATCATTAAGGAAAGCCAAAGGTTATACACGAGCTTCCAAGAGTCCTACTTCTACAATAAATTTCCAGTCTGGGTCTTCCCAGTCTCCTGCTCCTACAGAAGTCCACATCAGGCAAAGGCAATATGACAGCTCTAGCCTAatagaaaagacagaaattaGAGAGCCTGGACACTATGAGTTCACTCAAGTTCACTCTCTATCAGAGAGTGACTCTGAAAGCAATCAGGATGAAAAATGGGCTAAAGTGAGAACCAAAAAGACCCATGATTCAAAATATCCAATGAAAAGAATCCCCAAGGGAATTAGATCACAAAATACAAAGTTCTACACAAATGGTAGAGCTATAATACAGAGTTCCTCTAGGGAATTACCAAACCAGTTAAGAAGGAAGAAGAGTGGAGCATCTCAGACAACGACTGCCTCTTTAAAAAGACAACCTAAGAAATCCTCCCAACCAAAATTTATTCAACTGCTTTTTCAGGGCCTAAAGCAGGCAATTCAAACAGCACACAGAATTATGGCTTTGGCTGGGCAGAAGCATGAGGACACAAGGTCAGACTATTTCTGGTCAAGCAAAACCTACCTTCCAAAACAAAAATCCAGAGACTATTGCTTAAcaagagacagcaaaagacacaggaTGCCAACTCTCAAGCTAAGGCATTCAAACTCAGTCACCAAGCAGAAGAGCACACGGTGGGAAGAAACAGACCAATTCAGACCAGCTCAACAACCAAAAAGGGATAGCTCTTTCCAACTCAGACCTAAGCAATTACCCAAGCCCACAGTTTCCCAAAGAAGTACCACTCTCAAAAACATCTCAACCAGCCAGTGTTTGGGTCCTGTTCAAAATGACAGTAGTAGCAGAGCTAAGAAAAACTTTAACAGAAATGAAATCTCTAACCAGGAGTCCAAGAACTTCAAACCAGGAATCAGAGTTCATGCTGGAGGGAGACTCTTACAACCTGGTTCTCTTATGAAGAGGACCTCACACAGTCACCTTAAAGGGAAACCCACACACAAGGAACGAAACCACCAGAGCTTCGGCTTCAGTAGGGAAAGAACCCCATGTTATTCTTCTGGAAGAAGCCAATACAGTCCCTCTGAGAGGAGCCATAGAAGTGCCTctgagagaagccaccgcagcacCACTGAAAGGAGCCATCGAAGTGCCTCTGAGAAGAGCCATCGAAGCGCCTCTGAAAGGAGCCATCGCAGCGCCTCTGGGAGAAGCCATCGCAGCGCCTCTGAGAGGAGCCATCGCAGCGCCTCTGAGAGGAGTCATCCAAGCCCTTCTCAGAGGAGCCATCACAGTCTCTCTGAGAGGAGCTACCGAGGTCCCTCTGAGAGGAGATGTCGCAGTCCCTCTGAGAGAAGGTGTCGCAGTCCCTCTGAGAGAAGGTGTCGCAGTCCCTCTGAGAGGAGCAATCGCAGTCTCTTTGAGAAAACCCGTCGCAGTTCCTCTGAGAGGAGAGGACACAGTGCTTCTGAGAGAAGAGAGCACAAGCCCTCTGAGGGGAGCGGACAAAGTCCCTCTGAGAGGAGCCACAACAATCCCCTCAAGGAGAGACTCAAACAcagctcccctggggagaggccCAGGCACGGTTTGAGTAAAGATTTCAAGAGTAACTCTAACATATCTCCTAGAGACCACACCAAAAATCCCCAAAGGAGG CCCCCTCGGAAGCAGCTAGGCGGAAGTAGACGTTCGCCACCGGGCTCGCGGACCCGACTCCACATCCGGGAGCGGAGAGGAGAGCGGAAGTGGCGTTGGTCTGGCCGGAGCCCTTGGGTGAATTTGTTAGGCGTGGAGAGGGAGTGA